In one window of Pseudomonas chlororaphis subsp. chlororaphis DNA:
- the ychF gene encoding redox-regulated ATPase YchF, producing the protein MGFNCGIVGLPNVGKSTLFNALTKSGIAAENFPFCTIEPNSGIVPMPDPRLDALAAIVVPERVLPTTMEFVDIAGLVAGASKGEGLGNKFLANIRETDAIAHVVRCFEDDNVIHVSNSVDPKRDIEIIDLELIFADLDSCEKQLQKVARNAKGGDKDAVAQKALLEQLIAHFTEGKPARSLMKNMSADEKAVIKGFHLLTTKPVMYIANVAEDGFENNPHLDVVKAIAEEEGAVVVPVCNKIEAEIAELEDGEEKDMFLEALGLEEPGLNRVIRAGYEMLHLQTYFTAGVKEVRAWTVRVGATAPQAAAVIHTDFEKGFIRAEVIAYNDFIQFKGEAGAKEAGKWRLEGKDYIVKDGDVMHFRFNV; encoded by the coding sequence ATGGGATTCAACTGCGGCATCGTCGGCCTGCCTAACGTCGGCAAGTCCACCCTGTTCAACGCCCTGACCAAATCCGGTATCGCGGCCGAGAACTTCCCCTTCTGCACCATCGAGCCGAACAGCGGCATCGTGCCGATGCCGGATCCGCGTCTGGACGCCCTGGCCGCCATCGTGGTGCCCGAGCGCGTGCTGCCGACCACCATGGAGTTCGTCGACATCGCCGGCCTGGTGGCGGGTGCCTCGAAAGGTGAAGGCCTGGGTAACAAGTTCCTGGCCAACATCCGCGAAACCGATGCCATCGCCCACGTGGTCCGCTGCTTCGAAGACGACAACGTGATCCACGTGTCCAACAGCGTCGACCCGAAACGCGACATCGAGATCATCGACCTGGAACTGATCTTCGCCGACCTCGACAGCTGCGAAAAGCAACTGCAGAAAGTCGCGCGCAACGCCAAGGGCGGTGACAAGGACGCCGTGGCGCAGAAAGCCCTGCTCGAGCAACTGATCGCGCACTTCACCGAAGGCAAGCCAGCGCGCAGCCTGATGAAGAACATGAGCGCCGACGAAAAAGCAGTGATCAAAGGCTTCCACCTGCTGACCACCAAGCCGGTCATGTACATCGCCAACGTTGCTGAAGACGGTTTCGAAAACAACCCGCACCTTGACGTGGTCAAGGCCATCGCCGAAGAAGAAGGCGCCGTGGTTGTGCCGGTCTGCAACAAGATCGAAGCGGAAATCGCCGAACTTGAAGACGGCGAAGAGAAAGACATGTTCCTCGAAGCCCTGGGCCTCGAAGAACCTGGCCTGAACCGCGTGATCCGCGCCGGCTACGAAATGCTGCACCTGCAGACCTATTTCACCGCGGGTGTAAAGGAAGTGCGCGCCTGGACCGTCCGCGTCGGCGCTACCGCTCCGCAGGCCGCCGCGGTGATCCACACCGACTTCGAGAAAGGCTTCATCCGCGCCGAAGTGATCGCCTACAACGACTTCATCCAGTTCAAGGGTGAAGCCGGTGCCAAGGAAGCCGGTAAATGGCGCCTGGAAGGCAAGGACTACATCGTCAAGGACGGCGACGTGATGCACTTCCGTTTCAACGTCTGA
- a CDS encoding tetratricopeptide repeat protein, producing the protein MNRSSALLLAFVFLSGCQALAPVSPDGTPPVEDTTPAPEKPKVYSSFSEDTVFSLLSAELAGQRNRFDIALDNYVTQAINTQDPGISERAFRIAEYLGADQAALDTALIWAKNAPDDLEAQRAAAIQLARTGRYDESMVYMEKVLQGKGDTHFDFLALSAADTDQDTRNGLMKSFDRLLQKHPNNGQLVFGKALLLQQDGDTREALKLLEQNPPEEGEIAPILLRARLLQSLSRADEALPLLEKSIRKYPDDKRLRLTYARMLVEQDRMDDAKTQFSSLVQQYPEDDELRYSLALVCLEAKDWEEAKGYLEDLIARESHVDSAHLNLGRIAEELNDPQGALAEYGQVGPGTDYLPAQLRQADILMNNGRTAEAEKRLAAARDTQPDYAIQLYLIEAETLSANKQGDKAWKILQQALQQYPDDVNLLYTRAMQAEKRNDLAQMEKDLRLIIKREPDNAMALNALGYTLSDRTTRYAEAKALIEQAHQLTPDDPAVLDSLGWVNYRLGNLAEAERLLRQALERFPDQEVAAHLGEVLWANGKQREAKQIWSKFLKDQPDSPILRSTIKRLTGSETL; encoded by the coding sequence ATGAATAGATCTTCCGCGTTGCTCCTCGCTTTTGTCTTCCTCAGCGGCTGCCAGGCCTTGGCCCCCGTTTCACCGGACGGTACGCCGCCGGTCGAAGACACTACCCCGGCTCCTGAAAAGCCCAAGGTTTACTCCTCGTTCAGCGAAGACACGGTCTTCAGCCTGCTGAGCGCGGAGCTGGCTGGCCAACGCAATCGTTTCGACATTGCCCTGGACAACTATGTCACCCAGGCCATCAATACCCAGGACCCGGGCATCTCCGAGCGGGCGTTTCGCATCGCCGAATACCTGGGCGCCGACCAGGCCGCGCTGGACACTGCGCTGATCTGGGCGAAAAACGCCCCGGACGACCTGGAAGCCCAGCGTGCCGCCGCCATCCAGCTGGCCCGCACCGGGCGTTACGACGAATCCATGGTCTATATGGAGAAAGTCCTGCAGGGCAAGGGCGATACCCATTTCGATTTCCTCGCGCTGTCGGCCGCCGACACCGACCAGGACACCCGCAACGGTCTGATGAAGAGTTTCGACCGCTTGCTGCAAAAACACCCGAACAACGGCCAACTGGTGTTCGGCAAGGCGCTGCTGCTGCAACAGGACGGCGACACCCGCGAAGCCCTGAAGCTGCTGGAGCAGAACCCTCCGGAAGAAGGCGAGATCGCGCCGATCCTCCTGCGCGCCCGCCTGCTGCAGAGCCTCAGCCGCGCCGACGAAGCCCTGCCGCTGCTGGAAAAAAGCATTCGCAAGTACCCGGACGACAAGCGCCTGCGCCTGACTTATGCGCGCATGCTGGTCGAGCAGGATCGCATGGACGACGCCAAGACCCAGTTCTCCAGCCTGGTCCAGCAGTATCCGGAAGACGACGAGCTGCGTTACTCCCTGGCGCTGGTCTGCCTGGAAGCCAAGGACTGGGAAGAAGCCAAGGGTTACCTGGAGGACCTGATCGCCCGGGAAAGCCACGTCGATTCGGCGCACCTGAACCTGGGCCGCATCGCCGAAGAACTCAACGACCCGCAAGGCGCGCTGGCGGAATACGGCCAGGTCGGCCCAGGTACCGACTACCTGCCGGCACAATTGCGCCAGGCCGACATCCTGATGAACAACGGCCGTACCGCCGAAGCCGAAAAACGCCTGGCCGCCGCCCGCGACACCCAGCCGGACTACGCCATCCAGCTGTACCTGATCGAAGCCGAAACCCTGTCCGCCAACAAACAGGGCGACAAGGCCTGGAAGATTCTCCAGCAAGCCTTGCAGCAATACCCGGACGATGTGAACCTGCTCTACACCCGTGCGATGCAGGCCGAGAAGCGCAACGACCTGGCCCAGATGGAAAAGGACCTGCGCCTGATCATCAAGCGCGAGCCGGACAACGCCATGGCATTGAACGCCCTCGGCTACACCCTGTCGGATCGCACGACCCGCTACGCCGAAGCCAAGGCCCTGATCGAACAGGCCCACCAGCTGACCCCGGACGATCCAGCGGTACTCGATAGCCTGGGCTGGGTGAACTATCGCCTGGGCAACCTCGCGGAAGCCGAACGCCTGCTGCGCCAGGCGCTGGAACGCTTTCCCGACCAGGAAGTCGCCGCGCACCTGGGCGAAGTGCTCTGGGCCAATGGCAAGCAACGCGAAGCCAAGCAGATCTGGAGCAAGTTCCTCAAGGACCAGCCCGACAGCCCTATCCTGCGCAGCACCATCAAGCGCCTGACCGGATCAGAGACCCTTTAA
- a CDS encoding ATP-binding protein: protein MPNPPAGLPRLILWIMLLLTSVASLGAAEPEPAPLSLATLMAMRQTLPPRPLRVAEVSASNEQPEPRGNDVLNQITNDYLEHISQFLELPIQRVPYPSVDSAIAALIAGDIDLMPRATEYERKQSGFVYSKPYLDNEPIIVGRIADKDLSPDLAGKRVLVPAYYVQAETVGKAYPKAELIVINSIVEGLQRLSDGGADALIGDQLRTNFYMRSLANLKLQNKYVANLPAMGFSFAVRGHEDNLVPLINAALKTVSRERKQEILQHWERSPWLFAPTDSFALNSAEDSWLKRLPSLNLIAHEIPNYLYRKDDGQWAGLAFNVLRSLADDYQLQLNIIDSQSPDIDRQRLERDEAQIALSLAPTPVRQKSLLFSDGFGTEYWAFITREGASSPSSLAALEGRRLAIAAGHPLQPLLQSRYPSIELVLTDHYSQAVHLVEQGMVDATLNSAADAQLLDNPRLRSGKQFQAQAEPLVFAVSAKHPELLSILNKLLYSLKTSDGNQDRISIQARPATKGSLWAYLPSWVWQSAALVLVLVLLSFYWNWRLRIQIRQRRVAQNQLKDQLAFQFALLNGLPIPLYVRDLQGRLSTCNHAYEQFFGRSLDEMRGTTPQEQGIAPRALALDLEEQHQRLLDNRQSQFLDSVIEVDGQAHHIYQWLVPFYTALGKQQGLLGGWIDISVRKHLEHKLLEAQQQAIDASAAKSQFLATMSHELRTPLNAMVGLLELETSGASTPSQNLSIAQQSAQSMIDLIGNILDLDKVETGQMELVPGPTDLDQLLANCLELFAAQAREKHLELKLQHRLPPERRYQVDALRLTQILHNLLSNALKFTNQGWVELSVQELDSGPRQSRLMFHVSDTGIGIAEDQQPQIFAPYQQAHAEIAHLHGGSGLGLSICKQLVELMGGSIRLASAPDQGCRVSFELTLPWQPDKDQPQHALQGATAVAGLNVLIVDDVSTNGLVLEQQLLRLGHRGTYVSNGKAALQAWEQGQFDVLVTDCNMPHMDGYALARSVRAAEQACGLPRIPIIGYTARALADEKQRCQAAGMDDLMIKPIVLERLREILGKLKAPGLSSSSLNAPLTPPLAPAPDEEAAATFDLTYLEGFQSDPQLKERLLQELRRNLEQERELLSAPLPDPPEFLEQWVHRVSGLACTVDSPALMRACLDLQRAARGSEQDLEAQRHAVLSVIERMLRDIERHA, encoded by the coding sequence ATGCCGAACCCTCCAGCCGGCCTGCCGCGCCTGATCCTCTGGATCATGCTCTTGCTGACCAGTGTCGCGTCCCTGGGCGCCGCCGAGCCTGAGCCTGCGCCGCTGTCCCTGGCCACGCTGATGGCCATGCGTCAGACGTTGCCCCCTCGCCCGCTACGGGTCGCCGAAGTGAGCGCCTCCAACGAGCAACCCGAACCTCGTGGCAACGATGTGCTCAACCAGATCACCAACGACTACCTGGAACACATCAGCCAGTTTCTCGAACTGCCGATTCAACGGGTGCCCTACCCTTCGGTGGACAGTGCCATCGCCGCCCTGATCGCTGGGGACATCGATCTGATGCCCCGCGCCACCGAGTACGAAAGAAAACAATCTGGGTTCGTCTACAGCAAGCCCTACCTGGACAACGAGCCGATCATCGTCGGGCGCATCGCCGACAAGGACCTGTCCCCAGACCTGGCGGGCAAACGCGTGCTGGTTCCGGCCTACTATGTGCAGGCTGAAACAGTCGGAAAGGCCTATCCCAAGGCTGAACTGATCGTGATCAACAGCATTGTCGAAGGCCTGCAACGCCTGTCCGACGGCGGAGCCGACGCACTGATCGGCGATCAACTGCGCACCAATTTCTATATGCGCAGCCTGGCCAACCTCAAGTTGCAGAACAAGTACGTCGCCAACCTGCCGGCCATGGGTTTCAGCTTCGCCGTCCGCGGGCATGAGGATAATCTGGTGCCCCTGATCAACGCCGCGCTGAAGACGGTTTCCCGGGAGCGCAAGCAAGAGATACTGCAGCACTGGGAACGCTCGCCCTGGCTGTTCGCGCCGACCGACTCCTTCGCCCTCAACAGCGCGGAAGACAGCTGGCTCAAGCGTCTTCCTTCGCTGAACCTGATCGCCCACGAAATCCCCAATTACCTGTATCGCAAGGACGACGGCCAATGGGCCGGACTGGCGTTCAATGTGCTGCGCAGCCTGGCCGACGACTACCAGCTGCAACTGAACATCATCGACAGCCAATCCCCGGATATTGACCGCCAGCGCCTGGAACGGGATGAGGCGCAAATCGCCCTATCGCTGGCACCGACTCCGGTCCGACAAAAGAGCCTGTTGTTCAGCGATGGCTTCGGCACCGAGTACTGGGCCTTCATTACCCGCGAGGGCGCCAGTTCCCCCAGCTCGCTAGCGGCCCTGGAGGGCAGGCGCCTGGCGATCGCCGCCGGACATCCCCTGCAGCCTCTGCTCCAGAGCCGCTACCCGAGCATCGAACTGGTACTCACCGACCACTATTCCCAGGCCGTGCATCTGGTCGAACAGGGCATGGTCGACGCCACGCTGAACAGCGCCGCCGATGCCCAACTGCTGGACAACCCCCGGCTCCGGAGCGGCAAGCAGTTCCAGGCCCAGGCCGAGCCCCTGGTGTTCGCCGTATCGGCCAAGCACCCCGAACTCCTGAGCATTCTCAACAAGCTCCTGTATTCGTTGAAAACTTCGGACGGCAATCAGGACCGCATCAGCATCCAGGCGCGGCCCGCCACCAAGGGTTCGCTCTGGGCCTACCTGCCGAGCTGGGTCTGGCAAAGCGCCGCGCTGGTCCTGGTGCTGGTGTTGCTGTCGTTTTACTGGAACTGGCGCCTGCGGATTCAGATCCGCCAGCGGCGCGTCGCGCAGAATCAGCTCAAGGACCAACTGGCCTTCCAGTTCGCCTTGCTCAACGGCTTGCCCATCCCGCTTTACGTGCGTGACTTGCAAGGGCGCCTGAGCACCTGCAACCACGCTTATGAGCAGTTCTTCGGCCGGTCCCTGGACGAGATGCGCGGCACCACGCCGCAAGAGCAAGGCATCGCCCCACGCGCCCTGGCCCTGGATCTGGAGGAGCAGCACCAACGGCTGCTGGATAACCGCCAGTCGCAATTCCTCGACAGCGTGATCGAGGTCGATGGCCAGGCCCATCATATCTACCAATGGCTGGTGCCCTTCTACACCGCACTCGGCAAGCAGCAGGGCCTGCTGGGCGGCTGGATCGACATCAGCGTGCGCAAGCACCTGGAACACAAGCTGCTCGAAGCCCAGCAGCAGGCAATCGACGCCAGCGCGGCGAAAAGCCAGTTCCTCGCGACCATGAGCCATGAGCTGCGCACCCCGCTGAACGCCATGGTTGGCCTGCTGGAGCTGGAAACCAGCGGCGCGTCCACCCCTTCGCAAAACCTCAGCATCGCCCAGCAGTCGGCGCAATCGATGATCGATCTGATCGGCAACATTCTCGATCTGGACAAGGTCGAGACCGGCCAGATGGAGCTGGTGCCCGGCCCCACCGACCTCGATCAACTATTGGCCAACTGCCTTGAGCTGTTCGCCGCGCAGGCCCGGGAAAAACACCTGGAGCTGAAGCTGCAACACCGCCTGCCCCCCGAGCGGCGCTACCAGGTGGACGCCCTGCGCCTGACGCAGATCCTTCACAACCTGTTGTCCAACGCCTTGAAGTTCACGAACCAGGGCTGGGTCGAACTGTCGGTCCAGGAGCTGGACTCGGGGCCTCGGCAAAGCCGCCTGATGTTCCATGTCAGCGACACCGGCATCGGCATCGCCGAGGATCAGCAGCCGCAGATTTTCGCGCCTTACCAGCAAGCCCACGCCGAGATCGCCCACCTGCACGGCGGTTCCGGCCTGGGCCTGAGCATCTGCAAACAGCTGGTCGAGCTCATGGGCGGCAGCATCCGCCTCGCCAGTGCGCCGGACCAGGGTTGCCGGGTCAGCTTCGAACTGACCCTGCCCTGGCAACCGGACAAGGACCAGCCGCAGCATGCCCTTCAAGGCGCTACGGCGGTGGCCGGGTTGAATGTACTGATCGTCGACGACGTCTCCACCAACGGCCTGGTGCTCGAACAGCAACTGCTCAGGCTCGGCCATCGCGGGACCTACGTCAGCAATGGCAAGGCGGCCTTGCAAGCCTGGGAGCAGGGCCAGTTCGATGTGCTGGTCACCGATTGCAACATGCCGCACATGGACGGCTACGCCCTGGCCCGCAGTGTCCGTGCCGCAGAACAGGCGTGCGGGCTGCCCAGGATCCCGATCATCGGCTACACCGCCCGCGCCCTGGCAGACGAAAAGCAGCGTTGCCAGGCGGCCGGCATGGACGACCTGATGATCAAGCCCATCGTCCTCGAGCGCCTGCGGGAAATACTCGGCAAGCTGAAAGCGCCCGGGCTATCCAGTTCATCCCTCAACGCCCCCCTCACGCCGCCCCTCGCCCCAGCGCCTGACGAGGAGGCTGCCGCAACGTTCGACCTGACCTACCTGGAGGGCTTCCAGAGCGATCCGCAGCTCAAGGAGCGCTTGCTCCAGGAGCTGCGCCGGAACCTGGAGCAGGAGCGCGAGCTGCTGAGCGCCCCGCTGCCCGACCCGCCGGAGTTCCTCGAACAGTGGGTCCACCGGGTCAGCGGCCTGGCCTGCACAGTCGATTCGCCGGCGTTGATGCGGGCCTGCCTCGACCTGCAACGTGCGGCTCGTGGAAGCGAGCAGGACCTGGAGGCGCAACGCCACGCAGTGCTGTCGGTCATCGAACGCATGCTGCGCGATATCGAACGCCACGCCTGA
- a CDS encoding ribose-phosphate pyrophosphokinase: MSKMMVFTGNANPDLARRVVRQLHIPLGDISVGKFSDGEITAEINENVRGKDVFIIQPTCAPTNDNLMELVVMADAFRRSSATRITAVIPYFGYARQDRRPRSARVAISAKVVADMLTVVGIDRVLTVDLHADQIQGFFDIPVDNIYGSPVLVDDIEDQRFENLMIVSPDIGGVVRARAVAKSLGVDLGIIDKRREKANHSEVMHIIGDVEGRTCILVDDMVDTAGTLCHAAKALKEHGAAKVFAYCTHPVLSGRAIENIENSVLDELVVTNTIPLSAAAQACARIRQLDIAPVVAEAVRRISNEESISAMFR; this comes from the coding sequence GTGTCCAAGATGATGGTCTTTACGGGGAACGCTAACCCCGATCTGGCTCGGCGTGTCGTACGTCAGCTGCATATCCCTCTCGGTGACATCTCTGTCGGTAAGTTTTCCGACGGCGAAATTACCGCTGAGATCAATGAAAATGTCCGCGGTAAAGACGTCTTCATTATTCAGCCGACTTGCGCTCCGACCAACGATAACCTGATGGAACTCGTCGTGATGGCTGATGCCTTCCGCCGCTCCTCAGCGACTCGAATCACTGCTGTAATTCCTTACTTTGGTTATGCCCGTCAGGATCGCCGTCCGCGTTCCGCACGTGTGGCTATCAGCGCGAAAGTCGTGGCTGACATGCTTACCGTAGTCGGCATCGACCGTGTTCTCACGGTTGATCTGCATGCTGACCAGATTCAGGGCTTCTTCGATATTCCGGTAGATAACATCTACGGCTCCCCGGTTCTAGTGGATGACATCGAAGACCAACGTTTCGAAAACCTGATGATCGTCTCCCCGGACATTGGCGGCGTCGTGCGTGCACGTGCCGTTGCCAAATCCCTGGGCGTGGATCTCGGGATCATCGACAAGCGCCGCGAGAAAGCCAATCACTCTGAAGTGATGCATATCATCGGTGACGTTGAAGGCCGTACCTGCATCCTGGTTGACGACATGGTCGATACCGCCGGCACCCTGTGCCACGCGGCCAAGGCCCTGAAAGAGCATGGCGCTGCCAAGGTCTTTGCCTACTGCACACACCCTGTGCTGTCGGGTCGAGCAATCGAGAACATTGAAAATTCCGTGCTGGACGAGCTGGTGGTGACCAACACCATCCCGCTGTCCGCTGCAGCACAAGCCTGTGCGCGTATCCGTCAACTGGATATCGCACCGGTTGTTGCCGAAGCGGTTCGCCGTATCAGCAACGAAGAATCGATCAGCGCGATGTTCCGCTAG
- the lolB gene encoding lipoprotein insertase outer membrane protein LolB, with protein MFLRHLIVFSFIALLAGCSGFGTRESVEGHGSPALWREHKQQLSGLDGWQINGKIGIRAPKDSGSGTLFWLQRQDYYDIRLSGPLGRGAARLTGRPGKVALEVANQGRYEAPTPEALLEEQLGWNLPVSHLAWWVRGLPAPDSKSRLTLDGDSRLSNLEQDNWQVEYLSYAQQSGYWLPERIKLHGRDLDVTLVIKEWQPRKLGQ; from the coding sequence ATGTTTTTGCGCCACCTTATCGTTTTCAGCTTTATCGCTCTGCTCGCCGGTTGCTCGGGTTTCGGCACCCGCGAATCCGTCGAGGGTCACGGCAGCCCTGCGCTATGGCGCGAGCACAAACAGCAACTGAGCGGCCTCGACGGCTGGCAGATCAACGGCAAGATCGGCATTCGCGCCCCCAAGGATTCGGGCAGCGGCACGCTGTTCTGGCTGCAGCGCCAGGATTACTACGATATCCGCCTGTCCGGCCCGCTGGGTCGCGGCGCCGCCCGCCTGACCGGACGTCCCGGCAAGGTCGCGCTGGAAGTCGCCAACCAGGGACGTTACGAAGCTCCGACTCCGGAAGCCCTGCTCGAAGAACAGCTGGGCTGGAACCTGCCGGTCTCGCATCTGGCCTGGTGGGTTCGCGGACTGCCCGCCCCCGACAGCAAGAGTCGCCTGACCCTGGATGGCGACAGCCGCCTGTCCAATCTCGAACAGGACAACTGGCAGGTCGAATACCTGAGTTATGCACAACAGAGCGGTTACTGGCTGCCCGAGCGGATCAAGCTGCATGGCCGCGACCTTGACGTCACGCTGGTGATCAAGGAATGGCAACCACGCAAGCTGGGGCAGTAA
- the ispE gene encoding 4-(cytidine 5'-diphospho)-2-C-methyl-D-erythritol kinase — protein MSAPRLTLPSPAKLNLMLHILGRREDGYHELQTIFQFLDYGDEITFAVRDDGVIRLHTEFAGVPHDSNLIVRAAKQLQEQSACPLGIDIWIEKVLPMGGGIGGGSSNAATTLLGLNHLWQLGWNEDRLAALGLSLGADVPVFVRGHAAFAEGVGEKLTPVDPEEPWYLVLVPQVSVSTAEIFSDPLLTRDTPPIKVRPVPKGNGRNDCLPVVARRYPDVRNALNLLGKFTEAKLTGTGSCVFGGFPSKAEADKVSALLTETLTGFVAKGSNVSMLHRKLQSLL, from the coding sequence ATGAGCGCGCCACGACTGACCCTGCCCTCCCCGGCAAAACTCAATCTGATGCTGCATATCCTCGGTCGCCGTGAAGACGGCTATCACGAACTGCAGACGATTTTTCAGTTTCTCGATTACGGCGACGAAATCACCTTTGCCGTGCGTGATGACGGCGTCATTCGCCTGCATACGGAGTTCGCCGGCGTCCCCCACGACAGCAACCTGATCGTGCGCGCGGCCAAACAGCTTCAGGAACAGTCCGCATGCCCGTTGGGCATCGATATCTGGATCGAAAAAGTCCTGCCCATGGGCGGCGGCATCGGTGGTGGCAGTTCCAATGCAGCGACCACTTTGCTGGGCCTGAATCACCTCTGGCAACTGGGCTGGAACGAAGATCGCCTGGCCGCGCTGGGCCTTTCCCTGGGCGCCGACGTGCCGGTTTTCGTGCGGGGGCATGCGGCTTTCGCCGAGGGCGTGGGAGAAAAACTCACCCCGGTAGACCCCGAGGAACCTTGGTATCTCGTGCTGGTGCCGCAAGTCTCTGTAAGTACAGCAGAAATTTTTTCAGATCCGCTGTTGACACGTGACACTCCGCCCATTAAAGTGCGCCCCGTTCCCAAGGGAAACGGCAGAAATGACTGTTTGCCGGTGGTTGCAAGGCGTTATCCAGATGTACGTAACGCATTGAATTTGCTAGGTAAATTTACCGAAGCAAAACTGACCGGAACTGGAAGTTGTGTGTTTGGGGGCTTCCCAAGCAAAGCTGAAGCTGATAAAGTCTCGGCCCTTCTTACAGAGACCCTTACAGGGTTTGTAGCAAAAGGAAGCAACGTTTCGATGTTGCATCGCAAGCTGCAAAGTCTGCTCTAA
- the pth gene encoding aminoacyl-tRNA hydrolase, translating into MTAIKLIVGLGNPGAEYEQTRHNAGALFVERIAEKQGVSLVADRKYFGLTGRFSHQGQDIRLLIPTTYMNRSGQAVAALAGFFRIKPEEILVAHDELDLPPGVAKLKQGGGHGGHNGLRDIIAQLGNQNTFHRLRLGIGHPGVASMVSNFVLGRAPRAEQEKLDASIDFALGVLPDIFAGEWNRAMKNLHSQKA; encoded by the coding sequence GTGACTGCCATCAAACTGATCGTTGGCCTGGGTAATCCAGGCGCCGAATACGAACAGACCCGGCATAACGCAGGGGCCCTTTTTGTTGAGCGCATCGCCGAGAAACAAGGCGTCAGCCTTGTGGCCGATCGCAAATATTTCGGCCTGACCGGGCGCTTTTCGCACCAGGGCCAGGACATTCGCCTGCTGATACCCACCACCTACATGAACCGCAGCGGCCAGGCCGTGGCGGCATTGGCCGGTTTCTTCCGTATCAAGCCCGAAGAAATCCTGGTGGCGCATGACGAACTCGACCTGCCACCCGGCGTCGCCAAGCTCAAACAGGGCGGCGGGCATGGCGGGCACAATGGGTTGCGCGACATCATCGCGCAACTGGGCAACCAGAATACCTTTCACCGCTTGCGGCTTGGCATCGGCCACCCAGGCGTCGCCAGCATGGTCTCGAACTTTGTCCTGGGTCGTGCGCCGCGCGCCGAACAGGAAAAGCTCGATGCCAGCATCGATTTTGCCCTCGGCGTGCTGCCGGATATCTTCGCCGGTGAATGGAACCGTGCGATGAAAAACCTGCACAGCCAGAAGGCCTGA
- a CDS encoding 50S ribosomal protein L25/general stress protein Ctc has protein sequence MNDFTLNAELRSDLGKGASRRLRRLASLVPAVVYGGDKAPESISMLAKEVAKLLENEAAFSHVIELNVGGTKQNVVIKALQRHPAKGHVMHADFVRVVAGQKLTAIVPVHFINEAAPVKKGGEISHVIAEIEVSCLPKDLPEFIEVDLGDAEIGTIVHLSNIKAPKGVEFVALAHGNDLAVANVHAPRVAPEAAEGAAE, from the coding sequence ATGAACGATTTTACTCTGAATGCTGAACTGCGTTCCGACCTGGGGAAAGGTGCGAGCCGCCGCCTGCGTCGTCTCGCAAGCCTGGTTCCAGCTGTAGTTTACGGTGGCGACAAAGCCCCTGAATCCATCAGCATGCTGGCCAAAGAAGTTGCCAAACTGCTCGAAAACGAAGCGGCTTTCAGCCACGTTATCGAACTGAACGTTGGCGGCACCAAGCAAAACGTCGTGATCAAGGCGCTGCAACGTCACCCGGCCAAAGGCCACGTGATGCACGCTGACTTCGTACGCGTTGTTGCTGGTCAGAAACTGACCGCTATCGTTCCAGTGCACTTCATCAACGAAGCTGCTCCGGTCAAGAAAGGCGGCGAGATTTCGCACGTTATCGCTGAAATCGAAGTGTCCTGCCTGCCGAAAGACCTGCCTGAGTTCATCGAAGTCGACCTGGGCGACGCTGAAATCGGCACCATCGTTCACCTGTCGAACATCAAGGCCCCTAAAGGCGTTGAGTTCGTTGCTCTGGCTCACGGTAACGACCTGGCTGTTGCCAACGTTCACGCTCCACGTGTTGCTCCAGAAGCTGCAGAAGGCGCTGCAGAGTAA